TAATACAAGAataaaaagagtacagtggtaccttggtttaaaaacagcttagtttatgaacaacttggattaagaacgctgcaaacgtggaagtaggtgttttagtttgtgaactttgccttggaataagaacatgttttgcttcctgttgagtgtgttccatttctaaattgagtcccccactgctatgggaatgagaagcacaccttggtttaagaacactttggtttaagaacggacttctggaacggattaagtttgtaaaccaaggtaccactgtaacttcctATTGTTTCCCCACCACTTGGTTGTAattctgcttgtgattcccatgACAAAAAAAATACATGTTGGATGAATACTTTTAAACTATAAGCGCCAGTCTGTGTGTCTTGTTAACAAgatgttataattattattatttataccccgcccatctggctgggtttccccagccactctgggcagcttctataaaatacaataatctattaaacattaaaagcttccctaaacagggctgccttcagatttcttctaaaaggctggtagttgtttttctctttgacatctggtgggagggtgttccacagggcgggtgccactaccaagaaggccctctgcctggttccctgtaagttggcttctcacagcgagggaaccgtcagaaggcctttggcactggacctcagtgtctgggcagaacgataggggtggaaatgctccttcaggtatactgggccgaggctgtttagggctttaaaggtcagcaccaacactttgaattgtgctcagaaacatacagggagccaatgtaggtctttcaatactggtgttacgtggtcttggtggcagctcccagtcaccagtctagctgctgcattctggattagttgtagtttccaggtcaccttcaaaggtgtgCAGTAcatagagtgcactgcagtagtccaagcaagagataactagagcatgcaccactctggcaagacagtctgcgggcaggtagggtctcagcctgcgtaccagatggagctgataaacagctgccctggacacagaattgacctgcacctccatggacagctgtgagtccaaaatgacttccaggctgcgcacctggtccttcaggggcacagttaccccattcaggaccagagagtcctccacacctgcccacctcctgtccccccaaaacagtacagtagtacctcgggttaagaacttaattcgttccggagatctgttcttaacctgaaactgttcttaacctgaagtaccactttagctaatggggcctcctgctgctgcaccgccgccacacgatttcctgaagcaaagttcttaaccagaggtactatttctgggttagcagagtctgtaacctgaagcatctgtaacctgaggtaccactgtacttctgtcttgtcaggattcaacctcaatctgttaggcgccatccatcctccaaccgcctccagacactcacacaggaccttcaccaccttcactggttctgatttgaaagagaagtagagctgggtatcatctgcatactgatgaacacccagcccaaaccccctgatgatctctccaaaCGGCTGCATGTatatgttgaaaagcatgggagagaggatagaaccctgaggcaccccacaagtgagagcccaggggtctgaacactcatcccccacaaCCACTTTctaaacacagcccaggaggaaggagcagaaccactgtataacagtgcccccagttgccaacccctctagacggtccaaaaagatgttatggttgatggtgtcaaaagccgctgagagatccagcaggactaggaaacagctctcacctttgtccctagcccaccagagatcatcaaccagtgcaaccaaggcagtttcagtctcatgatgaggcctgaatacCGACTGGAAGGGAtgcaaatggtccgcttcttccaagCAGGAGCGTAGGAAGAAGGGGGCGATAGaggcgctccgccccgggcagcgcaatcctgagggtgccatcgtggctgtccgtcccgcccgcgctgggcgccacgcccccatgGGCAGCACACCACACACCCCGCCCCCGTGAGCAGCACGCCCCCCCAGAACATgcgccctgcccccgcctgctcaaGTTTGGGTGTATGCGCAGAAGGGCACAGAGTTAAATTAACAGAAGGAGCTGATAGTTATATAATTGTAATTCAATAATGATCTGTAATCAGAGAGAAATAATCTTCAGCTGCCTGCAAATAGACTTTGCAGCTTGAGGATTACGATTCCAACTACTAGGCAACACAACACTATTTGACTTATACTGGCTCTCTTACCTCATGCCTTGGTCTTCTGCTGGTGAATTGAGACCCACCACCAGGTAAGGGCCTAAATCAAGATGTGTTGAAGAAGCaacactaccaccatgcaaatgcAGTATATGGGGGATTAAGAAACTGCCACACAAATGCAATGGTAAGCTTAAAAGCAGTACAAAAGGGGTAGGAAATGTTAACAGGTGTCTCTTTGAAACACAAACAGCTAGAGCAACTGAGAGAGGCACTTTGTCACcaaggtgttgtgtgtgtgtgtgtgtgtgagagagagagagagagagagagagacagacagacagacagacagacagacagacagacagacagacagacagactaagACTGGATGGCACTTCCAACCAGGTAGGTGAAAATTAGTACTTAATTTGTTTGATAGAATATGTCCCTTAGTGGCTGGATGTGGTGAATGACTCAGTCTTTCTTCTCTTATGCCTCAACCACAAAAGCTTTGTGCTGTAAGCACCACAACTCCATTCACCTAACCAGCATCTGCAGACTTTGACATTTTCTGAAAGATGCTTCTGCACCAAATGCAGTCATGAATAGCGGTCATGGCCTTGGGTCTGTCTTCTAACAGCTGTATTTTTTTACAGCTGTTGGAACTGTTCACTTAAAATAAGTATTAAGTGACTGTTGGTGTTCTTCAAAGATATCTTTCTTGAGAGATACATCAGGAAGGTTTAATATTGGGAGTAATTGAAAGTAAATGCATTTTAAGTTACAAAATCTGCTTAGAGGGATGTGTCAATTTCTAATCTTCATTTGACTCTACATACTAGGCAGAGACTGTTGTTTATGTTGAGCACAATTAATCATGGTTTTGGAGTAACCAAGTCTGGACTGTGATCATGTGTCAAATTTGAGCATAAAGTGAAAGGGTATGTCAAATTAAGTCACAATAGTGCTTTATTTAAAATTGATTTAAGAGATATCTGTGTCGAGGTTTAAACTTCaatagcaacatttttttttcatgcttGTTGCACAAACAATAGATATGTGTCACTCTCTATTACGTATCTTTATCCTAACAACACTCACTTTAGTAAGCCTCATAAAATCAGTATGTTTAGGAGCATTTGGAACAACTGATGTTTTAGGATATGAAAGCCCTATATGGAAGAAAATCCCACTCAAGTTGATGTTTCCAGCTCTTCTGTTCTTCCTTATTTGTGAATAATGCTGAATAACCAAAGCACAGTCTACAGAATATGGAGTTTGTTTAGCAGTGCAAAAACACTTTGAGGCTGATGAGAAGTCACATGATCTTTGATCCATTCTTTTGTACTGTGAATGCCATTCCAATCAGTAGTCTAAATGATCTTTCCTGTCATGCCTTTTCAGTAGCTTGACGGGCACTGGGTTAGTAGACAGCCTAAAGTGTACATCCCCTGGGGAACAAACTTCATCATCAGTTACTTTCCATGTGCCACGGACATTTTATAGTTCTTCACAAATGACATCTTGGATCATCTACCACAGTAGTTCTTTTCTGAAGTCATAAATGATTGGATCCATATTAGTGATGGAGCTGTGCTCatagtggaagaaaggagtgagGTGATCGCTCCTTCCCCCTATAGCTCCAGGTCCCCTGAAAACTGCTCTAGGGGACCTCCTCGGACAGTGTGCAGGTGAAGGCTGTGAGCTGTGAAGGCTGTGCAGTTGGGCTCAGAATATATCTGAAATGATTTTTAAAGGACTAGTTTCCTGTGTAAtatacactttgttgttgttattgttattactaatTATTTCTTTAAGCATGAAACTGGACACCAAAAACTTTAAGAGTTGTTTTGTCTAAGAAATGGGTAGGAATTAAAAGATAAGTCATTGTTGTGGGTGACACAATTAGTACCAGGTTCTCTCCAACCTGTCTGAAGAAAACCTACAGGCTCAAAGTGTTGTATACTGGAACAACATTGGGCAGTTTTAAGGGGAATATAGAAACAAAATCATTCTGAGTTCTCTTATCATAGCACTCCAATTCTTTGATGTGATATTCAAGCAGTGAAATATGAGCAAGCCTTTCAGAATATAGCCCAATACAACATGGGCTATCAGGTAGATGTTAACCCAGAACGAACATTCCATGTAATAAGAATTGTGCCTTATCTAAAGGAGGTTTGAAAATCCAATTGGCTATCTTTACCTTACTGAGGCAAGGGAAAGTCCATGATTTTCGGCAAAGTAAACATTAGGAacaacttcctgaaagtaagagctgttcggcagtgcaatttgctgccaaggagtgtggtggagtctccttctttggaggtctttaagcagaggcttgacaggcatatgtcaagaatgctttgatggtgtttcctgcttggcagggggttggattggatggcccttgtggtctcttccaactctatgattctatgattctaaagtttCACTTGATAATCAAGAAAAATACTTTTGGAATTTGAAAAGTATTGCATTGAAACATATATTTAAATAGTCTGGGAAAGTATCTGATGAATATTCAGTGAATAAGAGGGTTTGTATCTGCTGTTGTTCAAATTTCAAATGTGATGAATAGGAAACCCTGTTTTATATGTTAATGCCATCTTAATAGGTGCAGACAAGATCTATTATAAATAACAGAATGTAAATTACTTTAAAGCATCCATCATAAACACAGGGAGTGGGGAATGAAAAGGTAGTATAAAGGAAGTAACATGCTAATTGTACAAGATATTTGAAAAATGGAAAAGGCAGTGAATACGGTGTGCCTTTTTCTAGTCCCCAAAACAATTTTACTTCGGAAAAGTATTTTCTGCTAAATATGTTGCCTAATATGCTTAATAACCATGAACTTCATTTTCTAGGATCTTTCGCTCAGATTGGACCAAAAACCTTTTCCTTCTATTCAGCAGAAGAAGAATTTGAAAAAATCCCATTGGGAGACGATGACACTGAAAGCAATTCAGAAATGGGATCGGGTTCTATCAATGAAAGTATATTCCGTGGAGAAACACGAATGCTGCCAACTGAACGGATCTCTGGAGATATCAAGGAGTACCTGACTAGTGGATGGCTGACCGTTTTTGTTCCATCAGTTTATACCTTAGTTGTCATGCTGAGTCTTCCTCTGAACGTCATGGCAATTCTTGTGTTCCTGATAAAAATGAAGGTGAAAAAGCCAGCTGCGGTGTACATGCTCAACCTGGCTTCTGCGGATGTTCTCTTCGTGAGTGTGCTTCCTTTTAAGATTGCCTACCATTTTTCTGGGAACAATTGGGCATTTGGACCTGAAATGTGTCGTTTTGTCACTGCTACCTTCTACTGCAACATGTACTGCTCTATCCTGCTGATGATGGTGATAAGCATGGACCGTTTCCTAGCAGTGGTGTACCCAATGCAGTCTCTGTCATGGCGCACGCGAAGGCGTGCCTTTGTGGTCTGTCTTGCCATCTGGCTTGTAGCAATAGCTGGGGTGATACCTCTGCTAATCAATGAACAAACCCAAAGAATCCCTCAGTTAAACATCACAACGTGTCATGATGTGTCAAACAATGATGATCTTAAAGGCTATTACCTTATTTTTTTCAccgttttctcttctcttttcttttttgtgccatTAATTGTTTCTGCCGTTTGCTATGTGTGTATCATTCGGAGTCTCAGCTCTTCCAATGTTGCtgcaaagcagagcaagaaaacacGGGCTTTGTTATTGTCTGTAGCTGTTTTCTCCATTTTTATTATGTGCTTTGGTCCAACCAATGTCTTTTTGTTAATTCACTACATCAGCTTTTCTTACAAAAACTACTTGGGGAATATCTACTTTGCCTATCTCATCTGTGTCTGTACTAGCAGTATAAGTTGCTGCATTGATCCTTTGATCTATTATTACACCTCTTCTGAATGTCAGCGACACCTTATCCATCTTTTTTGCTGTAAAAAGACCTCTGAATCCTGCAGTACCAGTACCAGTGGCCAATTAATGACTAGGACCAGTAGAAGGGCTACTTGCACCAGTACACTTGGTAACAGTGTCTACAGGAAGCTATTAACATAGGGTTGCAATCAGCTAAGTTTTGTTCAAAGTAGactaactgaaattaatggaaccaaATAGTTACgtccatgaatttcagtgggtctgttcttaCTATGACAAACATTTGCTACAACTCATATTGTTTTGTGGACAAAAGTACATTTTGTGCACTTATTATTTATATAGCTATATATTTAAACTATTTTACTGAAGAATAGCCATATCACATTTTTCACATGGTTAACATGTttgttaacaaaataaaaaaattccttcagtagcaccttatagaccaactaagttttctttaaggtgctactgaaggaatttttttattttgtttcgactcggaccaacacggctacctacctgcatgtTTGTTAACAGATAACCTGTCATTAAAAAGGATGTAGGCTATGGGGAGGGAAGATAAAGACTCAAGGAGGTGTTGAAACAATTTACCCAGATATGTACTGCATCCCTGtttatgtgacacacacacacacacagagagagagagagagagagagagagagagagagagagagagagagagagaagtattaATGTGATTCTACAGACAATGTTATAAATAGATCACTTATGGCTGAAAACCTCCAACAACTAAAATCTACAAACTGTTAAACAGACTTCAAACTTTTATGCATTGTTTGCCACGTTATagtcaggcccgtcttaaccacatcgagcgctgtggcgcaaaggtccctctgcccccccactcaccgtggatgcagaggagggacatggcatgggcggggcGGGCACCAAGGGCGGGGTGGGCTCAGGGGCGTCGCAGCGGGTGGGCCGAGCTGCCTGGTCATCCTCCGGGGCGCCagcacctcctcctccagcacggaggcctctgctggggggggaggtgccgcgcagcgcccagcctctcatcctcctcatgcccccaacCCACCAAGTTGAggctgggactcgaacccacggcgAGCGGGCGGgaaggaggcaaggagcagggtgagTGGGAGGGCGGCCGGGTGGGCAGGCGGCAGCGCCTGAGGGGCAGCCCACCGAGAGGCAAGCCGGAGACCCCATCGCGAAGGGTGACGCCGCCACGCAGCCAATCACCACACGTGGCTGGCACGGGAGGGGCAGAGCCAGGCCAGCCAGgccgagagagagaaagggcactcTGCGCAAGCTCAGGAGCCCCCTTGCCCGCCCCGCTGTGCGCCCGGCTCGCCGTCGCTGAGCCGTGGCCCCCAGACCACTTtcctggcgccctccagcgcccggcaccgtggtgcaccgcgccactagcctctatggctaggatagGCCTGGTTATAGTAGCCCTCTGAACGAAATCACTGTTTCCATTTACAAATTGGCTTTGGATGCTAAGAGACACTGATTTCATTCAAAGCTGCCTAATGACCTTATAACTAAAGATATATTTAGTTGATGATTCCTGAAATTAAATGAATCAGTGGTCTTTTTTTAACACCACTTTTCTACTTTGTAGTATATGGTTGAGCCTTCTGAAATGCATTCTGCATATTTCATTATTTTGCTCTACATATTTTGGCTGCCTTAGAAGCTAGAAACTGAAAGATTTCCTTAAAAGACAAATGAGTCAATATTTGCAATTTGGTGTTGTCACACAAAGTTCAAGTCATGATAAGCCTTTTTACTGTTCTGTTGAATATAAACAATGGACTTTTGACTCATGATTGAGACCTGGATATTGATTTTACAGAACAAATTGGCTTGCATCCTGACCTTTTGCTCTTTTACAAAGAGACACAGTACTTTATAAAAGGGCTATTTCCATGAACATAGTTATCCTTCCATGAGTAGAAGCAAAAAGTTATAACTAGCCAGAAATGGTTGCTAGTTGGTGTTACTGTGTACCCATCACAACTATGCATTGAATAGCCTAGTTACATTCTATTAATGTGGTTTAACATGGACTAGATCACACTGTCAACCAAGTAGTTTGGAGATGTCCAAATATTTGAAGAATCAGAGAAAAGTTATGCTGGCATATTTATTTTGAGCTGGTTCCACTGTAAGTCTTATACTGAACATGTGTTTCTACTTTTTAAAATAGAGTGAAACTCCAAGTATCCTGTTTAGAATGTATTTTCACCAGGTCTTTGCTTTTGGTGGGCACGTCTCCACAGATGATTTAGTTATTCTGTAGCTTCGTTTTTTCCTAAAATGTGTCATACCTTGATCATGTGTGTGAAACGCATTTAAAAAACAGACTGAGGCGCTGCAACATTATAGAAATCGAATTAACCCACACTCAGTAATTGAAAATTACAAGTGAGCCCTAGGACATCAAAATGAATTAAATATGACTTGTCTTTACATAAATTACTTTTACTTTCATTATCAGTTGAATTTAGGTTTTTAATTGATGCATTCATTTAACACAGAAACTGTAGTAAGTTTCTACTCTAGAATCCCATAGGGTTTCTAATGTAACAAAAAAGCAAAGTGTTGCATCTACTGAGTGCAAAAGCATTGATCCAACAGAACCATCCATTAATGGAAGAGGCAAGGGGACACTTTTTgcccattctccctccctcccttctataGCCATAATTATGAAAAACCTACTCTGGATGCTCTCCCAAACCTTCAGAACAGATTTTTGGGTAGTGCCGGAGACTGCGAAAATCAGCAAAATTTGCATGCCTTTCTCTTCCATCAACAGTTGCCTCTGCTGGAGCAACATCTAAACATTCTAAACATACATTTTGTTTAAGTGTGGATAATATAATTACCAAACGAGAGAAGTAAAACTACTacttgtctactcaaaagtaagtcctattgatttcaattacCGATGCTCTTAAACAAGTAGATATAGGCTTATATCCTAAAACTCATAATctgaagcagcattttaaaactgAGAAGAAGTGTCTGCTAATCTGTCAGCAGGTATTCACAGCATTCTAACAATTTTATTTGGGATGTATTGCATTGTTgtattgttttccatttttgtgtgtgaaaagatGTAAAAGGGTATTTAGCTGGGTTTGATATAGGAGGAAATACCTGTTATAGGAAGAATATTAATGGTTGTggccaactaagttatactcagagtgtACACATTGAAAATAGTGGACCTAAGTCTttcatgtccattattttcaatgggtctactctgagctggACTGACATTGGATATGACCCAGTATTGACTTCTATTTTCTTCCTGGGTCAAATACCTATCAAAATACATTTAATGTAAAGTAATTTAAccatacatttttaattttattgatgtACAAACATAAGTAAAATGTGTAAATATTTCATAATTTTGGaagttatattattatatattcatATTAACCAAATAAATTATGGTATTTGCTTTCTTAAAACTATAATGTTGATAGACAtatgtttattattatgtttgaaAATTGAGTTAACCTGCACTAATAAAAAACTTTTTATCTGCTTCATTTGTTGTGTGTCAAAACCTATGCCATGATACAAGTTTGTCATACATGACATCCAGCCTGATATATTTTCACTGCTCTGAAACATGTAAACCTTGAATATTCCAAAAGCTTCAGTCAGGTTGCTTAAAACTAATCTTCTATCCGTATCCCACAGCAACaaagataatatttttaaatgtttgaaacaaGTAACTGTGACAGTTTGTAGGAATCAGCCATTTTGGTCTTGCATTATTGTTCGGTGACAAGAAGGCTAAACTACAAAGAAGGGGCAATCTATGGTCTTTGTGGTGTCTATGGTAGAGGAACTGAAAAAGTACAGTTTGGCAGCGTGTCAGGCCAATCAAGGTTCTTCAGGCTGCTAGGCTCCCTTGTTTCCCCCAGGCAAAAGCTGCAATGGCCTAAGGCATGACATGGTTCATTCCTTTGCCCTGGCCTGCCCTAGCTGATATGGTTTAGGAAATAGTGGTAATGCCACCATGAATCTCCCCCTGCGGTAGGATCGCTCTGCTCCAAAATGCTGAATCCATAGGCAGCAATTATCCAATACTGCTACTTTacgtgtgctttttaaaatatcactTCCATTGCACGCCTACTTCACAGGCTTTGTATGCATAAGCTCCCAGGTGGTTCGGTCCCAGGGCTGGAAATCTCCCCTGACTGAAACCCAGAAGAGCCATTCAGTTTAGGATCACAAACCAAGGCAGGTTCACATAGCTAGCCAGTGATAACCATGATGAAAGGTGCTGCATTGCTGTGGGGaagaagcccctcttgagatgactATGCTGTAAGATCTAGGCTCCTTCTGTGGCGATTAGCCCCAGAGCCAGGCCCGAACAAGTAAGGGTTAAATTTTGTGCCAGTTAGAACCCAGAGGGGCGGGCTCAGCCAGGGTATAAAAAGCCTCCTCCCtgtggagagaggggagaggagtgtgaggagagagaggagagaagagggagagtgAGGAGAGTGAGAGCTAAGAGTCCGAAGTGAGAGCTGGTCGGTGGTAGTTAGCAGACAGGATAACCAGTTATTGTGAAACCTGTTGTGTTTATTAATTAGCTGTTTATAGCGGTAGTAGGCCGGTAACTTTATAgtggtaataggccggtataggtcaTCTATCATAAGTTTATTGAACACTGTTTATAAGCTTttgtacacaataaagcaacttgttTATTCACATCGTCCTCGTCAAAATGAGTAGGTACCAGTTAGCAGTCTGGTGAGCTGCAGCTGAGGTACCATTTGTCATTGGTGCAGTACTCATAGACtgtgaaacgtccgggggtgctgaACAGGTCTGCAGGGACCGTGACACCTTCCATCTGAATTCAGGTGTAAATATGCAAATAGTCATATTTCTTAAAGGTGCAAAGG
This region of Zootoca vivipara chromosome 11, rZooViv1.1, whole genome shotgun sequence genomic DNA includes:
- the LOC118076922 gene encoding proteinase-activated receptor 1-like, translating into MWHVMAAFVLKADRMFKNVMFEITPGEEVGDFDIKAKLLGVHMEKLQHHFQAASATLSALPRSSACGHTQQPGETSEATAGAAPFAPASSVLLPGEAAMGHSPVSLLLLGCSAVLVCPLLCLPSSGNGSFAQIGPKTFSFYSAEEEFEKIPLGDDDTESNSEMGSGSINESIFRGETRMLPTERISGDIKEYLTSGWLTVFVPSVYTLVVMLSLPLNVMAILVFLIKMKVKKPAAVYMLNLASADVLFVSVLPFKIAYHFSGNNWAFGPEMCRFVTATFYCNMYCSILLMMVISMDRFLAVVYPMQSLSWRTRRRAFVVCLAIWLVAIAGVIPLLINEQTQRIPQLNITTCHDVSNNDDLKGYYLIFFTVFSSLFFFVPLIVSAVCYVCIIRSLSSSNVAAKQSKKTRALLLSVAVFSIFIMCFGPTNVFLLIHYISFSYKNYLGNIYFAYLICVCTSSISCCIDPLIYYYTSSECQRHLIHLFCCKKTSESCSTSTSGQLMTRTSRRATCTSTLGNSVYRKLLT